A single Paenibacillus kribbensis DNA region contains:
- a CDS encoding MFS transporter, which translates to MKEKKELQSTPSIWRNSRFTRMFAAHTAASFGDWFDAIAIQVLVAYRWEADPMLIALIPVVMALPGLLLGSIAGTLADRVHKARLMIGCDAAIALLTLAILAVPGPAWLLPLLGLRAAAGVFQMPSQQGLTRTVVASGDLFRATSLNGLVNQASKVAGPLLGAMTLTVLSPQACIILNALLRLCSGLLLWPLRGIGPALASTEQQAVADELPGKPESPRTATEDDDAKMQEKPAHAPRFLSQWREGWAFLWRTRMLLHTLIFGLFGLIAILMIDYQFPTLLRVLAPGNESLLGWLVSAIGAGAVGCMLVLNRLNRISAGWGLGGGYVLIGGAIAALGWAQPGTGLLALLMIGAMLGVGNGLYIITQNYILQAKTPADMVGRVFGIQSTVIGAIMIVSPLAGGLLIRIAGPGTAFVWIGMTVGLLGLAGLLLQSVIWREPLADSSLTTEQHVDLA; encoded by the coding sequence ATGAAGGAGAAGAAAGAATTGCAATCCACGCCCAGTATTTGGCGCAATAGCCGTTTTACGCGAATGTTCGCAGCGCACACGGCTGCTTCCTTTGGCGATTGGTTTGATGCCATCGCCATTCAGGTGCTTGTTGCTTATCGCTGGGAAGCTGATCCCATGCTGATTGCGCTGATTCCGGTCGTGATGGCGCTGCCGGGTTTGCTGCTGGGCTCCATCGCCGGTACTTTAGCCGACCGGGTACACAAGGCCCGGCTGATGATCGGCTGCGATGCAGCTATCGCCTTATTGACGCTGGCGATTCTCGCCGTCCCGGGCCCGGCGTGGCTGCTGCCGTTGTTGGGCTTGCGCGCGGCGGCTGGCGTATTCCAAATGCCGTCACAGCAAGGCTTGACCCGCACGGTCGTCGCCAGCGGCGACCTGTTTCGGGCGACCTCGCTGAACGGGCTGGTCAATCAGGCCTCCAAAGTGGCGGGACCATTGCTGGGCGCCATGACCTTGACTGTGCTGTCCCCCCAGGCATGCATTATTTTGAATGCATTGCTGCGCCTCTGCTCCGGCCTGCTGCTGTGGCCGCTGCGCGGAATCGGTCCGGCACTGGCCAGCACAGAGCAGCAAGCGGTTGCTGACGAGCTGCCAGGAAAGCCGGAATCGCCGCGTACAGCGACTGAGGATGATGATGCCAAGATGCAGGAGAAGCCTGCTCACGCACCCCGTTTTCTCAGCCAATGGCGTGAGGGCTGGGCGTTCCTCTGGCGTACTCGAATGCTTTTGCATACGCTCATATTCGGACTTTTTGGCTTGATTGCCATTCTCATGATTGACTACCAGTTCCCTACGCTGCTGCGCGTGCTCGCTCCGGGGAACGAATCGCTGCTCGGCTGGCTGGTTTCAGCCATAGGGGCTGGCGCCGTCGGCTGCATGCTGGTGCTTAATCGCTTGAACCGTATAAGCGCGGGCTGGGGGCTAGGTGGAGGCTATGTGCTGATTGGCGGAGCTATTGCTGCTTTGGGCTGGGCGCAGCCAGGGACAGGCTTGCTCGCACTGCTTATGATTGGGGCTATGCTGGGCGTGGGCAACGGTCTCTACATCATCACCCAGAACTACATTTTACAAGCCAAAACCCCGGCTGATATGGTGGGACGGGTCTTTGGTATTCAAAGTACCGTCATTGGTGCGATTATGATCGTTTCGCCCCTGGCTGGAGGATTATTAATCCGAATAGCCGGGCCAGGGACTGCCTTTGTCTGGATCGGGATGACTGTTGGCCTCCTGGGTTTGGCGGGATTACTGCTTCAATCCGTGATCTGGCGCGAGCCCCTCGCTGATTCCAGCCTTACGACGGAACAACATGTTGACCTTGCATAG
- a CDS encoding GNAT family N-acetyltransferase — MSQRTSTTAAPVARLLEGSQVYLRPIHVEDTELYYNTLFQQDVRRLTGTQRSFTKDQIARYIEAKGQDTSSLLLLIALCEDDRIIGDIALQDMDTMNRSAGIRIAITEQGDQGKGYGSEALVLMLDYGFGICNLHRIELNVFDFNERAIRCYEKVGFQREGVQRDALFYNHEYHDSILMSMLNHEYRDRYVKKAES, encoded by the coding sequence ATGAGTCAACGAACTTCAACAACCGCCGCGCCTGTAGCACGATTGCTTGAAGGATCACAGGTGTATCTGCGTCCCATTCATGTGGAGGACACGGAGCTGTATTATAATACGTTGTTCCAACAGGATGTGCGGAGGCTGACAGGCACGCAGCGCAGCTTTACCAAGGACCAAATTGCGCGTTATATCGAGGCTAAGGGTCAGGATACCTCAAGCCTGCTGCTTCTGATCGCGCTTTGCGAGGATGATCGTATCATTGGGGATATTGCCCTGCAGGATATGGACACCATGAATCGCAGCGCTGGCATTCGTATCGCCATTACTGAGCAGGGAGATCAAGGGAAAGGCTACGGCAGCGAAGCGCTTGTCCTGATGCTGGATTACGGATTCGGTATTTGCAATCTGCATCGGATTGAGCTGAATGTATTTGATTTTAATGAACGGGCCATTCGTTGTTATGAAAAGGTGGGCTTTCAGCGTGAAGGGGTACAAAGGGATGCTTTATTTTACAATCATGAATACCACGATTCGATTCTGATGAGCATGCTGAACCATGAATACCGCGACCGATATGTGAAAAAAGCAGAGAGCTGA
- a CDS encoding cation:proton antiporter encodes MQFILYLLLILLFTKVAGHLSVRLGQPAVLGKLIAGIVLGPAVLGWVQNDTLIHDMSEIGVLLLMFIAGLETDLDQLRRNWKPAVAVAVGGIILPLVCGFGVGEAFGFSVHEGWFLGVVLSATSVSITVQVLKDMNKLNTREGSTILGAAVLDDVLVVVLLAVMMSVFGMGGQEMSLGLLIGKKLIFFVGAVLGGWLVVPWVMKILAPLKVTESVITTALIICFGFAYFADMLGMAGIIGAFAAGIAIAQTDFKHVVEEKVEPIAYSIFVPVFFVSIGLNVSFEGVGQQLGFVVALTLIALVTKLIGGGIGARLTGFDNRSSLAIGSGMISRGEVALIIAATGLQTGLLVQQYFTSVIIAVILTTLAAPPILKLCFSDKKPSAHEPKKKVSIDKS; translated from the coding sequence ATGCAATTTATACTATATCTTCTGCTGATTCTATTGTTCACAAAAGTCGCGGGTCATCTGTCAGTCAGGCTCGGGCAGCCAGCGGTGCTGGGGAAGCTGATCGCGGGGATCGTGCTGGGTCCTGCCGTCTTGGGCTGGGTTCAGAACGATACGCTAATTCATGATATGTCTGAGATCGGCGTGCTGCTGCTGATGTTCATTGCCGGACTGGAGACGGATCTGGATCAGCTCAGGCGGAACTGGAAGCCGGCAGTAGCGGTGGCAGTCGGAGGTATTATTTTACCGCTGGTCTGTGGTTTTGGTGTAGGGGAAGCCTTTGGATTCTCGGTGCATGAAGGATGGTTTCTCGGAGTTGTGCTGAGCGCTACTTCTGTCAGCATTACGGTGCAGGTGCTCAAGGATATGAACAAGCTGAATACCCGGGAAGGCTCGACCATTTTGGGTGCTGCTGTGCTGGATGATGTGCTCGTCGTGGTGTTGCTTGCAGTGATGATGAGTGTGTTCGGTATGGGCGGGCAGGAAATGTCGCTTGGACTGCTCATCGGTAAAAAGCTGATTTTCTTCGTCGGAGCTGTGCTGGGGGGATGGCTGGTTGTCCCGTGGGTGATGAAAATACTTGCTCCACTAAAAGTGACTGAATCGGTCATCACAACTGCATTGATTATCTGTTTCGGGTTCGCGTATTTTGCTGATATGCTGGGGATGGCAGGGATTATCGGAGCCTTTGCTGCCGGGATTGCCATCGCACAAACCGACTTTAAGCACGTCGTGGAAGAAAAGGTAGAGCCCATTGCTTATTCCATTTTTGTTCCTGTGTTTTTTGTTAGTATTGGATTAAATGTTTCCTTTGAGGGAGTGGGGCAGCAGCTCGGATTTGTGGTTGCTTTGACACTGATTGCACTAGTGACGAAGCTAATCGGAGGAGGCATCGGGGCGCGGCTGACGGGCTTTGATAACCGTTCTTCGCTTGCGATCGGCTCCGGGATGATATCGCGTGGTGAAGTCGCGCTTATTATTGCAGCTACTGGTCTGCAAACGGGTCTGTTGGTACAGCAATATTTTACATCGGTGATCATTGCCGTCATTCTAACGACTTTGGCTGCGCCTCCGATCCTTAAGCTATGTTTTAGCGATAAGAAGCCTTCCGCTCACGAACCAAAAAAGAAGGTCAGCATTGACAAATCATAA
- a CDS encoding NAD(P)-dependent oxidoreductase: protein MKIAVIGAGGKAGKNIVKEALDRGHEVTAIVRDPAKVTENRATVVQKDVFDLKTDDLKGYDVVVNAFGAPMGQEHLHVDAGNVLIEALRNVSGTRLIVVGGAGSLFTDESHTLLVKDTPNFPDFVYPTANNQGKNLEILRGTSDLNWTFISPSAEFALGRRTGSYQVGKDTLLVNSKGASYVSYEDYAVAVVDEIEKPQHLNQRFTVVSES from the coding sequence ATGAAAATTGCAGTTATTGGTGCAGGCGGCAAGGCAGGAAAAAACATTGTAAAAGAAGCATTGGATAGAGGACATGAAGTAACCGCGATCGTTCGCGACCCGGCTAAAGTAACAGAAAATCGTGCCACTGTGGTTCAAAAAGACGTTTTTGATCTGAAAACAGATGATCTGAAAGGTTATGACGTCGTCGTTAACGCTTTTGGCGCCCCAATGGGACAAGAGCATCTGCATGTAGACGCAGGTAACGTACTGATTGAGGCACTGCGTAATGTATCCGGTACACGCCTGATTGTGGTAGGTGGTGCAGGTAGCTTGTTTACTGATGAATCCCACACACTTCTAGTCAAAGATACGCCTAATTTCCCGGATTTCGTATATCCAACAGCAAATAATCAGGGAAAAAACCTGGAAATTCTGCGCGGCACCAGCGACCTGAACTGGACTTTCATTAGCCCTTCCGCTGAATTTGCTCTTGGCAGACGCACAGGCTCTTATCAAGTAGGCAAAGACACGCTGCTGGTCAATTCCAAAGGTGCAAGCTATGTCAGCTATGAAGATTATGCGGTAGCTGTTGTCGACGAAATTGAAAAGCCACAGCATCTGAACCAACGTTTCACGGTGGTATCCGAGTCCTGA
- a CDS encoding glycosyl hydrolase, with the protein MEWRSRRKVLWAWLGLLLSAAIGIGGCLSHSDRGESTKRFIAKNLTNPNGTLATYLQEAKSVNPELAAGREALSESLGLWMQAALASDDQAAFEKSYETLNRYFVTDRDYIAWKLSPEGGTEVSTNALGDDLRIIGALLEGSRKWKDHPVWRARAIDLAKTLLSRSQKNGYLVDFYDFSKQGAPDTLALAYVDLSTLKGLMQEGVLDEGTYRRYHALLQEMPDDGVFYPKSFNVVTGEYEYEATVNLIDQLLVAIHAGETDRDQAHLYQFLKQEFDQTGKLFGQYMCTDRTAAVKYESPSVYGLAIMFALQQGDRPLAEQLYEHMLTLKGHDVRYPGGYVFEANTHIFDNLLPLLGEYALENE; encoded by the coding sequence TTGGAATGGCGAAGCAGACGTAAAGTATTGTGGGCTTGGCTTGGCTTACTGTTAAGCGCAGCTATTGGGATCGGGGGATGCTTATCCCATAGCGATAGGGGAGAATCGACAAAACGCTTTATTGCGAAGAATTTGACCAACCCTAACGGTACACTGGCTACCTACTTGCAGGAGGCAAAATCGGTCAATCCTGAGTTGGCAGCAGGGCGAGAGGCGCTCTCCGAGTCACTCGGACTTTGGATGCAGGCGGCATTAGCAAGTGATGACCAGGCCGCCTTTGAAAAGAGCTATGAAACGTTAAACCGCTACTTCGTGACGGATCGAGACTACATTGCATGGAAATTAAGCCCCGAAGGGGGGACGGAAGTTAGCACGAACGCGCTTGGCGACGACTTGCGGATTATTGGAGCTTTGCTGGAAGGGTCCCGAAAGTGGAAGGACCATCCCGTGTGGAGGGCGAGGGCTATAGATTTAGCGAAAACGTTGTTAAGCCGCTCGCAAAAAAACGGATATCTAGTGGATTTCTACGATTTCTCCAAACAAGGAGCTCCTGATACGCTGGCCCTCGCCTATGTGGATTTGTCGACGCTAAAAGGGCTCATGCAAGAAGGCGTACTGGACGAGGGAACGTATCGGCGATATCATGCCCTGCTGCAGGAAATGCCGGATGACGGTGTATTTTACCCCAAGTCCTTTAACGTGGTTACCGGGGAGTATGAGTATGAAGCAACTGTAAATTTAATTGACCAACTACTTGTAGCTATTCATGCCGGAGAAACGGATAGGGATCAAGCGCATCTGTATCAATTTCTGAAGCAGGAGTTTGACCAAACGGGGAAATTGTTCGGACAGTATATGTGTACCGACCGGACGGCAGCGGTGAAGTATGAGTCCCCTTCGGTTTACGGCCTCGCCATCATGTTTGCTCTTCAACAAGGGGACAGGCCCTTGGCAGAACAACTGTACGAACATATGCTAACCCTCAAGGGACATGATGTCCGTTATCCCGGAGGGTATGTGTTTGAAGCCAATACCCATATTTTCGATAACCTGCTTCCTCTACTAGGGGAGTATGCCCTTGAAAACGAGTAA
- a CDS encoding GGDEF domain-containing protein produces MRNKRLIQRMVWGYILLIGFAILQVLLVYVNVFRDQSFTIFELVFSTGCLAALLLGFLVPAGVSAVCIFVYMVAYLVWFTSYTEVDVLSFSWLWLPPANMIAAAFIKAGLIRNKRLMERLEELQRRNPEVDLNTSLGNKEAFAETLVKQSNLANRYSDTYNFCLAMFKIEFLPMVQESLGSQGYARLLVSLSEGIQKQIRYEDYKFGLDQGRFIVLLPMTNHEYLKALTDRIKNALMDTSFQDRKGRELKLVIRAGALVFTKEQFSKYENAEAVISALERNTETDLIGEYI; encoded by the coding sequence ATGAGAAATAAAAGATTAATCCAGCGCATGGTCTGGGGATACATCCTGCTGATCGGTTTCGCGATCCTCCAGGTACTGCTGGTTTATGTGAACGTCTTTAGAGATCAATCTTTTACTATATTCGAGCTGGTTTTCAGTACAGGATGCCTTGCGGCTCTGCTACTGGGCTTTCTGGTTCCGGCCGGGGTCTCGGCCGTATGTATTTTTGTTTATATGGTTGCGTATTTGGTTTGGTTTACGTCTTACACTGAGGTGGATGTGTTGTCGTTTTCCTGGCTGTGGCTGCCCCCGGCCAATATGATCGCAGCCGCGTTTATCAAAGCCGGGCTGATCCGCAATAAGCGGCTTATGGAGCGGCTTGAGGAGCTGCAGCGCAGGAATCCCGAAGTAGATTTGAATACCTCGCTCGGGAATAAGGAAGCTTTTGCGGAAACGTTGGTCAAACAATCTAACCTTGCCAACCGTTATTCAGATACGTACAACTTCTGTCTGGCTATGTTTAAAATTGAATTTTTGCCAATGGTGCAGGAATCTCTCGGTTCGCAAGGGTATGCCCGGCTGCTCGTTTCCTTATCGGAAGGAATTCAGAAGCAAATCCGCTACGAGGATTACAAGTTTGGCCTTGATCAGGGAAGGTTTATCGTTTTGCTTCCCATGACAAACCATGAGTATTTAAAGGCGCTGACGGATCGGATCAAGAACGCGCTGATGGACACTTCCTTCCAGGACCGGAAAGGCCGGGAGTTGAAGTTGGTGATCCGTGCCGGGGCACTGGTTTTTACGAAGGAACAGTTCAGCAAATATGAAAATGCAGAGGCGGTCATTTCCGCGCTCGAACGTAATACAGAGACGGATTTGATCGGA